A portion of the Candidatus Zymogenaceae bacterium genome contains these proteins:
- a CDS encoding acetoacetate decarboxylase family protein, with translation MRRTFKKFHGISAVIDPTDRKLYRGLLPDVFDMPDEPLISLSIVEYVHIAAWPLLMSYREGAVALRSRFKDDEGWFILDMPVTRGLAAMARRHIGFPKKRVDSIEFMPVSGIWRGGVATNGRDMFAVELSPDGDYPRFEHDRPACKNPAPPMEVLHLVRPPRVGSTPVRAWFQVKNITKETPTLPGTARVSVNPGKDWAPLIDETRLWPGVYFQFWGGASISHRLLN, from the coding sequence ATGAGAAGAACATTTAAAAAATTCCATGGAATCTCCGCCGTTATCGATCCCACAGACAGAAAGCTGTATCGGGGACTTCTCCCCGATGTGTTTGACATGCCCGATGAGCCGCTGATTTCGCTGTCGATCGTCGAATATGTACACATAGCCGCATGGCCCCTCTTGATGTCCTACCGGGAAGGGGCGGTCGCATTGAGGAGCCGTTTCAAAGATGATGAGGGATGGTTCATTTTAGACATGCCGGTGACACGTGGTCTTGCCGCGATGGCGCGCCGACATATCGGATTCCCGAAAAAAAGGGTGGACTCGATTGAGTTTATGCCCGTGAGTGGTATCTGGCGGGGAGGGGTGGCGACGAATGGAAGGGATATGTTTGCCGTTGAGCTGTCGCCGGACGGGGACTATCCCCGATTCGAGCACGACCGGCCCGCATGCAAAAACCCAGCGCCTCCAATGGAGGTGTTGCATCTGGTCAGACCGCCCCGGGTGGGATCAACCCCCGTCAGGGCATGGTTTCAGGTGAAAAATATTACCAAGGAAACCCCGACGCTTCCTGGAACGGCCCGGGTGAGCGTCAATCCGGGTAAGGACTGGGCGCCGCTGATAGACGAAACGCGATTATGGCCCGGGGTCTATTTCCAGTTCTGGGGCGGCGCGTCCATCTCCCATCGTCTTCTGAATTGA
- a CDS encoding nitronate monooxygenase — MFRTRLCDILGIEYPIIQGGMVWICDHELAGAVSAAGGLGLLAAGSMMPEELEGEIELLKKKTDKPFGVNVPLLRPDAEALIDVSIAGGARAISTSAGSPKRFTKKMQDKGCAVMHVSPSAGLAGKGAEAGVDILVAEGIEAGGHDGFDEITTMALVPQVVDRVKGMNIPVVAAGGIADARGFVAALALGASGVQIGTRFAATVEARAHENFKNAIVNVTDTGTVITARSIGPTRCVKNPLAERIIEAEKKGATKEELFDLIGEGRSQKAAVEGDLNEGTVYCGQIGGMITDIKTAKEVIDDIINGAKKLVGELTKLG; from the coding sequence ATGTTTCGGACGAGGCTGTGCGACATACTGGGCATCGAGTACCCGATCATCCAGGGCGGCATGGTGTGGATATGCGATCACGAGCTGGCCGGGGCCGTCTCCGCCGCCGGGGGGCTGGGGCTCCTTGCGGCGGGGAGCATGATGCCCGAGGAGCTTGAGGGAGAGATCGAGCTTTTGAAAAAGAAGACCGACAAGCCCTTTGGGGTGAACGTGCCGCTGCTTCGTCCCGATGCGGAGGCGCTCATCGATGTGTCCATCGCCGGGGGGGCGAGGGCGATCTCCACCTCCGCCGGAAGTCCCAAGCGGTTCACCAAGAAGATGCAGGACAAGGGGTGCGCCGTCATGCACGTCTCCCCGTCGGCGGGGCTGGCGGGGAAGGGGGCCGAGGCGGGAGTGGACATCCTGGTTGCCGAGGGCATCGAGGCCGGCGGGCACGACGGGTTCGACGAGATCACCACCATGGCGCTGGTGCCCCAGGTGGTGGATCGGGTGAAGGGCATGAACATCCCGGTGGTGGCCGCCGGGGGGATAGCCGACGCCCGGGGATTCGTGGCCGCCCTGGCCCTGGGGGCCTCGGGGGTGCAGATCGGCACCCGGTTCGCCGCCACGGTGGAGGCGAGGGCCCACGAGAATTTCAAGAACGCCATTGTCAACGTGACGGACACCGGGACGGTCATCACCGCCCGCTCCATCGGCCCGACCCGTTGCGTCAAAAACCCCCTGGCCGAGCGCATCATCGAGGCGGAGAAGAAAGGCGCAACGAAGGAGGAGCTGTTCGACCTCATCGGCGAGGGCCGCTCCCAGAAGGCGGCGGTGGAGGGGGATCTGAACGAGGGGACGGTCTACTGCGGCCAGATCGGCGGGATGATCACGGACATCAAGACCGCGAAAGAGGTTATCGACGATATCATCAATGGGGCAAAAAAGCTGGTGGGAGAGCTGACGAAGTTGGGGTGA
- a CDS encoding Gfo/Idh/MocA family oxidoreductase codes for MTERLSIGIIGCGQVSRVGHGPAIKKDRRAVIRAVADPDDKGRLSFQKKFRVENAYTDHREMLKKERLDAVVIASPPWLHREHLEDALDRGVHVLCEKPLATTPDDCRKMAQKAERAESAGTIVQIGHSKRFETGFQKIREMMEADALGRIYQMSVYWHYYIPDFRAGRLKKWLDFLKDWGIDLEKKYGTWRYFDPRAGGGDLFDHAPHYIDLMRFFFGEIESVMCRTRRFIESRAHEDLAAAIFTLENNAVAVLEKSTLVMGRPVGFEVGHIYGERAKISFEAFQEYTHHPMHLEVYRPRNIILDRYRNIPLPQGKGNTLYFRQMTHFIDRITGGDSLMREFSGPWAANIHDAREAVLWTLAAYRSQDEGRAITRDEVLGM; via the coding sequence ATGACCGAGCGACTTTCCATCGGTATCATCGGATGCGGACAGGTCTCCCGGGTGGGCCACGGTCCGGCGATTAAAAAGGATCGGAGGGCCGTAATCCGTGCCGTTGCGGACCCGGACGATAAAGGCCGTCTCTCCTTTCAGAAAAAATTCCGGGTTGAGAACGCCTACACAGATCACCGGGAGATGCTGAAAAAGGAGCGGCTCGACGCCGTTGTCATCGCGTCTCCCCCCTGGCTCCATCGGGAGCACCTGGAGGATGCGCTGGATCGGGGCGTCCATGTGTTGTGCGAGAAGCCGCTGGCGACCACCCCGGACGACTGCCGGAAGATGGCCCAGAAGGCCGAGAGGGCGGAGTCGGCGGGGACGATCGTCCAGATCGGCCACTCCAAACGATTCGAGACCGGTTTCCAGAAGATTCGGGAGATGATGGAGGCCGACGCCCTCGGTCGCATCTACCAGATGAGCGTCTACTGGCACTACTACATCCCCGATTTCAGGGCCGGGCGGCTCAAGAAGTGGCTCGATTTTCTGAAGGACTGGGGCATCGATCTGGAAAAGAAATACGGCACCTGGCGCTATTTCGACCCCCGGGCCGGCGGCGGGGACCTGTTCGACCACGCCCCCCACTACATCGACCTGATGCGGTTTTTCTTCGGGGAGATCGAGTCCGTCATGTGCCGGACCCGGCGGTTTATCGAGTCGCGGGCCCACGAGGACCTGGCGGCGGCGATCTTCACCCTGGAAAACAATGCTGTGGCGGTGCTGGAAAAGAGCACCCTGGTGATGGGAAGGCCGGTGGGATTCGAGGTGGGCCATATCTACGGCGAGCGGGCCAAGATTTCCTTCGAGGCCTTCCAGGAATATACCCATCATCCCATGCATCTTGAGGTGTATCGGCCCCGAAACATCATCCTCGACCGGTATCGAAACATACCCCTCCCCCAGGGAAAGGGAAACACCCTCTATTTTCGCCAGATGACCCACTTCATCGATCGAATAACGGGGGGCGATTCCCTCATGCGGGAGTTCAGCGGTCCCTGGGCGGCGAACATCCACGACGCACGGGAGGCGGTGCTCTGGACCCTGGCGGCCTATCGGTCCCAGGATGAGGGGAGGGCGATTACCAGGGACGAGGTGCTGGGGATGTGA
- a CDS encoding PQQ-binding-like beta-propeller repeat protein — protein sequence MRNVCKYKIPYVISFALLLIAILLTGCERTNPVSIKWTYDTGYHFTHYFEVVDDVIYTSYADGNLYAVDKHNGKLKWEYYDEERGFADCSVVDDVVYLVRFGCLSRDRSEMNYLYAFDSTNGELMWRYNLGGNEVVYYETKPIIAHNIIYIAGPQCNLYAIDAERHELLWRFNAKYFDIRSISSVTDGMVYFYTDKYFYAVDAATGDLVFQWEAKKCMISSATVADGVAYIPVYDIVSREEISYLYAIDAKSGKLKWRYREDAMGWIYFPHVVDGVIYFGGDNSYVYALDSDTGKLIWKQKIRIRYRGRPHTATTPTVVDDILYVGCKNKRLYAFDADTGKLLWRFKTGGPVCSSIIVEDDVIYFGSFDGYLYALEINSNGQELTDHDE from the coding sequence ATGCGGAATGTATGTAAATATAAAATACCTTATGTGATCTCGTTTGCTTTGTTGTTAATTGCGATACTGCTGACAGGGTGTGAAAGAACCAATCCTGTCTCAATAAAATGGACCTATGATACAGGATATCATTTCACTCATTATTTTGAAGTTGTCGATGATGTGATCTATACGTCATATGCGGATGGTAATCTGTATGCCGTAGATAAACATAACGGCAAGCTGAAATGGGAATATTATGATGAAGAGAGAGGTTTTGCTGATTGTTCAGTAGTAGATGATGTGGTCTATCTGGTGAGATTTGGCTGTTTGAGCCGTGATCGCTCAGAAATGAATTATCTATATGCCTTTGATAGCACAAATGGTGAGCTGATGTGGCGATACAATTTGGGTGGTAATGAAGTAGTTTATTACGAGACCAAACCCATAATAGCTCACAATATTATTTATATTGCAGGCCCGCAATGTAACCTGTATGCCATTGATGCGGAGAGACATGAATTACTCTGGCGTTTTAATGCAAAATATTTTGATATACGCTCCATTTCTTCAGTTACCGATGGCATGGTATATTTTTATACGGATAAATATTTTTATGCTGTTGATGCTGCAACTGGTGACTTAGTATTTCAGTGGGAGGCTAAGAAATGCATGATAAGTTCCGCAACGGTAGCCGACGGCGTTGCGTACATACCTGTATATGATATTGTTAGTCGTGAAGAAATAAGCTATCTTTATGCCATTGATGCGAAGAGTGGTAAATTGAAATGGAGATATAGAGAAGATGCAATGGGTTGGATATATTTTCCTCATGTAGTTGATGGAGTAATCTACTTTGGAGGTGACAATTCTTATGTGTATGCGTTGGATTCAGATACCGGCAAATTGATTTGGAAACAAAAAATAAGAATAAGATATAGAGGGAGACCTCACACAGCGACTACTCCCACAGTGGTTGATGATATACTTTATGTTGGATGTAAGAATAAAAGACTTTACGCCTTTGATGCCGATACTGGAAAGTTACTTTGGAGATTTAAGACGGGAGGTCCTGTATGTTCCTCAATCATTGTTGAAGACGATGTCATCTACTTTGGGAGTTTTGATGGGTATCTTTACGCCCTTGAAATAAATAGCAATGGTCAAGAACTTACAGACCATGATGAGTAA
- a CDS encoding branched-chain amino acid aminotransferase, which yields MELKITRVSDDAKRYKPKPEEKGFGLFYSDHMFLMDFRANKGWSNPRIEPYRPFEIDPAAMVLHYSQGAFEGLKAYPTKDGRVLLFRPELNMRRMSRTLSRICIPEFDEEFLLESIRELVKIDKDWIPTGQGESLYVRPTVIATEPHLGVRPATEYLFYVITSPVGAYYPEGFSPVKIKVEENYVRSAVGGLGEAKASANYAASLLAAQEAGKQGWTQVLWLDAAQRKYVEEVGTSNIFFVKDDVVITPKLTGSILPGITRQSVLELCREWNIPTEERQIDINEVTDGINSGSVTEVFGTGTAAIVSPVSELSYKGKSHILPDPQPGPISVRLFEELLSVQYGDKPDTRGWIVEV from the coding sequence ATGGAATTGAAAATCACCCGCGTCTCCGATGACGCAAAGCGCTACAAGCCGAAACCTGAGGAAAAGGGCTTCGGGCTGTTTTATTCAGATCACATGTTTCTGATGGACTTTCGAGCGAACAAGGGCTGGAGCAACCCCCGCATCGAGCCGTATCGACCCTTCGAGATCGACCCCGCAGCCATGGTGCTCCACTACTCCCAGGGCGCATTCGAGGGACTCAAGGCCTACCCGACGAAGGACGGCAGGGTGCTGCTGTTTCGACCCGAGCTCAACATGCGGCGGATGTCGAGAACGCTGTCTCGCATCTGCATCCCAGAATTCGACGAGGAATTCCTCCTGGAATCCATCAGGGAGCTGGTCAAAATCGATAAAGACTGGATTCCCACGGGACAGGGCGAGTCTCTCTATGTCCGCCCCACGGTCATCGCCACGGAGCCGCACCTGGGCGTGCGTCCGGCAACGGAATACCTGTTCTACGTGATTACGTCTCCGGTGGGGGCGTACTATCCCGAGGGCTTTTCGCCGGTGAAAATCAAGGTGGAGGAAAACTACGTCCGATCCGCCGTGGGCGGACTGGGTGAGGCGAAGGCCTCCGCTAACTACGCGGCGAGCCTCCTGGCTGCGCAAGAGGCCGGCAAACAGGGCTGGACCCAGGTGCTGTGGCTGGACGCCGCCCAGCGCAAGTACGTGGAGGAGGTGGGCACCAGTAACATCTTTTTCGTCAAGGACGATGTCGTCATCACACCGAAGCTCACCGGCAGCATCCTTCCGGGCATCACCCGTCAATCGGTTTTGGAGCTCTGTCGGGAGTGGAATATCCCCACCGAAGAGCGGCAGATAGACATCAACGAGGTAACCGACGGCATCAATTCCGGATCGGTGACCGAGGTCTTCGGGACCGGTACGGCGGCCATCGTCTCGCCGGTTTCGGAGCTGTCATACAAGGGGAAAAGCCACATCCTGCCGGACCCGCAGCCCGGCCCGATATCGGTGCGGCTGTTCGAGGAGCTTTTGAGTGTACAGTACGGCGACAAGCCGGATACCCGGGGCTGGATCGTGGAGGTGTAA
- a CDS encoding tetratricopeptide repeat protein, with protein MHIRSFKTIFVFTCILALCASACLGAMTTDELKDRVIEIEEAYLDGSVDQVITKYDRLSEDNPDDADYRYLLGIAYLYSEFDLEGATFDAAFDELFRAKELNPTMKHVNYTLGYIYWARGEFESAIEAYRAEIELDPEDGWNYFNLGQAYESLKEWDKARSQYILAIDKDPAIADAYNNLGAIELNWRGDYFSALEAFEKALALRPEEKLYMINYNEAVKKLKSLRDSLDQGEVTLPSDQVEKLKDMELEELEIEGYTDADEGTE; from the coding sequence ATGCATATACGCAGCTTCAAAACGATTTTTGTTTTCACCTGTATACTCGCGCTTTGCGCCTCGGCCTGTCTCGGCGCCATGACCACCGATGAGCTCAAGGACCGGGTCATCGAGATCGAGGAGGCGTACCTGGACGGCTCGGTGGATCAGGTCATCACGAAATACGATCGCCTGAGCGAGGACAACCCGGACGACGCCGACTACCGGTATCTCCTCGGCATCGCGTACCTCTACAGTGAATTCGACCTTGAGGGCGCCACCTTCGACGCCGCGTTCGACGAGCTTTTCCGGGCCAAGGAGCTGAACCCGACGATGAAGCACGTCAACTACACCCTGGGATACATCTACTGGGCCCGGGGGGAGTTTGAGTCCGCCATCGAGGCGTACCGCGCCGAGATCGAGCTGGACCCGGAGGACGGCTGGAACTATTTCAACCTCGGCCAGGCCTATGAATCCCTCAAGGAGTGGGACAAGGCGAGAAGCCAGTATATCCTCGCGATCGACAAGGACCCCGCCATCGCCGACGCCTACAACAACCTGGGCGCCATCGAGCTGAACTGGAGGGGGGATTACTTCAGCGCCCTGGAGGCCTTCGAGAAGGCCCTGGCCTTGAGGCCCGAAGAAAAGCTCTACATGATCAACTACAACGAGGCCGTCAAGAAGCTCAAGTCCCTGAGAGATTCCCTGGACCAGGGGGAGGTGACCCTGCCGTCGGACCAGGTGGAGAAATTGAAGGACATGGAGCTCGAGGAACTTGAGATCGAGGGATATACCGATGCGGACGAGGGCACGGAATAA
- a CDS encoding ketopantoate reductase family protein, with the protein MNHIVIYGAGAIGATVGGWLYPHHPSVTLLARGEHAERMKKDGLVVRLRGEKTDPLPIRAPVITGMYEEPEASLLIIAVKNYGLEAACQEISGLLGSDVTVVGLQNGVENQEILPKYFERVVYGVVWYNAWIESPGVACANKKGPIVLGVTTDDPEAIALRDETAALLSRGMDIETTDRLVDAVHSKLVLNLTNAVLTLVGHGFREIESTRTLKHIMTGALLEGIDIVKRAGYSEYQFPKNPGWGLMRLISRLPEFISDMLFKKSLQSFEINSMGQDVLQIGRADTELESLTGYILGLADDFGIAAPINRTVYELCRREFGKPIFTPMSEAAVWELIQARIEEDERS; encoded by the coding sequence ATGAACCACATCGTCATATACGGCGCCGGCGCAATCGGCGCCACCGTGGGGGGGTGGCTCTATCCCCACCACCCGTCGGTGACGCTGCTTGCCCGGGGCGAACACGCCGAGAGGATGAAGAAAGACGGCCTGGTCGTCCGGCTGAGGGGAGAGAAGACCGACCCCCTCCCGATCAGGGCGCCGGTGATCACCGGCATGTACGAAGAGCCCGAGGCGAGTCTTTTGATCATCGCCGTGAAGAATTACGGTCTTGAGGCGGCGTGCCAGGAAATATCGGGCCTTTTGGGGAGTGACGTGACGGTCGTCGGCCTGCAGAACGGTGTGGAAAACCAGGAGATACTCCCGAAATACTTCGAGCGGGTCGTGTACGGCGTGGTCTGGTACAACGCGTGGATCGAGTCGCCCGGCGTGGCGTGTGCGAATAAAAAAGGGCCAATCGTCCTGGGGGTGACCACCGACGATCCCGAGGCGATCGCCCTCCGGGACGAGACGGCGGCGCTCCTTTCCCGGGGGATGGACATCGAGACCACCGACCGCCTTGTCGACGCCGTTCACAGTAAGCTTGTTCTGAACCTCACCAACGCCGTGCTGACCCTGGTGGGTCACGGGTTTCGGGAGATCGAGTCGACACGAACCCTCAAGCACATCATGACGGGGGCGCTCCTTGAGGGTATCGACATCGTGAAACGGGCGGGGTATTCGGAATATCAGTTCCCGAAAAACCCGGGCTGGGGACTCATGCGGCTCATCTCCCGGCTGCCGGAGTTCATCTCCGATATGCTGTTCAAAAAGAGCCTTCAATCCTTCGAGATCAACAGCATGGGGCAGGACGTCCTCCAGATCGGGCGCGCCGATACCGAGCTGGAATCCCTGACCGGCTACATCTTGGGCCTGGCGGACGATTTCGGCATTGCGGCACCTATCAACCGGACCGTCTATGAGCTGTGCAGGCGGGAGTTCGGCAAACCGATCTTCACCCCCATGAGCGAAGCGGCCGTCTGGGAGCTGATACAGGCGCGCATCGAGGAGGATGAGCGCTCATGA